The sequence below is a genomic window from Macrotis lagotis isolate mMagLag1 chromosome 7, bilby.v1.9.chrom.fasta, whole genome shotgun sequence.
CCCCTACACTACACAGTCATCATGCATGGAGGGCTGTGCATGGCTTTGGCAGCTACCTGTTGGGCTGCTGGTTTCTTGAACTCACTCATGGAGACAATCATCACCTTTCGACTCCCCCTATGTAAGAATATTATTAATCACTTTGTCTGTGAGACACTAGCAGTGCTACGTTTGGTTTGTGTGGACATTTCTGTCAACAAGATCATGGTGACCTTCTCAGGTTTTGTGGTCATTATGTTACCCTGTTCTTTGGTCTTGTTCTCCTATGCCCAAATTGTTAAAGCCATTCTGCATATCCGTTCTACTCAAGGACGTCGCAAAGCCTTTGGGACTTGTGCTTCCCATCTCACTGTGGTCTCCCTTTGTTTTGGGGCCACTATATTCACCTACATGTGTCCCCAGGCCACCTCCTCAGCAGAACAAGAAAAGATGGTTGCCTTATTCTACGCTACAGTGGCCCCTATGCTAAACCCTATGATCTATAGCCTGAGGAACAAGGAAGTGATGGGTGCTATGAGAAGAGCAATAGGAAGATTTTCTTGAGAAGCACGAAAATTCCAAGATTTATCCATTCTCTTCCCTATCAATTACAAGAAAGAGAACATAAGTGAAAGAAAGTAACAGGACTCTAATTTCTCATCATAGAGCTATACCTATTTGGTATCCTAGGGACTCTCATTTGTTATTCTTCCCTTCTGAAGGAGGAAGAGTCAGGTCTTGGGGTTGTCATGGCAGCACTTAACCACCAATATTGACATGGGGTGGGAAATGGGATTGAATTTTTGTGCCCTGCAGATTTCCCCTTTTACCTTTGTTTGAAGGGAACAGTAAGGAAATGGGGAATCTTTGTGTCCCCATtagaggctttcttggcaaagatactggagagtttGACATTTCCTACTCTgcacattttacagaggaggaaattgaagcaaataaggttaattgatttgccaagGATCACAATACTAGCAAacatatgaggccagatttgaattcaggaagatgagccaACCAGATTCTAGGTtcggtattctattcactgtgcctcaTAGTTACCCCTAAACATCCTCATTTCCTTTAACATACTTTCGTTTCATGGTCATTCAGTATTCTGATTGTCCTTCTCTGGGTTCTTTCCAGTTATCtatatctttcctaaaatgtggcactAAATCTCTAGATGTAGTCTAAACAGATTAGAAGACAGGTGAACTTTCACCTTTTCTTGTTCTGGACACTCTTGTTCTGGTAATACAGTTcaagattccttttttttgacTGTCCTATCGGattgttgactcatattgagtaTGCAGTTCACTGTCAATTCTTGATACATTCATaacttatgttttctttcctcatttgatTTACCATTCAGATTTTTGCATCTTCTTGCCTATGATATCAGAGATTTAAAGCCAACAGAACTAGTACTTAGAGTGGGGGTGATCATGACACTGAAATTCAGAGGAAacagacatttttaaaattatttttgaaatttatctttacaatttgttacatttttattttcactgaattttcattcttcaaaaatattgaaaatatccaATTGAAAAATATccgattttttaaaattagaaaataatgagATGGCATAATTCCTTTGGGCACCAAAATTATTATTTGCCACTTCAGAACCTGACTTATGAGACTATAAAACCTATTACATTTGCTTCCTCGTTGAGCCACTGTGTTGAGATGAGAGAAATGCAGCTGCCCTGTCCATCAATGAGGAAGTCATCAAAACCTTAGCTAAACTGTGACAAGTTCAAGGTAGCCTCTTCAAAAGACCATCAatcatgtctctctctcttgcttctcCTGTGATTTCTCCTGCCTTGGCCTGAAGATCACCACATCtgagatttttataaatttctttgtctatCTTCACCCCAATACCCATACTCTTCACATGCTCTTATTAAATTTAAGATTATGGACTTTCCTGGGTTAGCTAAAAAGCACCATAATAAAGGCATAGGCATTATTGCCCTGTTTGATACTTTTGTGAAATCATTCCCCCCTACCACCAAGTTTCCTAACTTCTAATATATACCATGATAACACATGACTCTCAAATGAACATATCAAAAGCCTTGATCTCTATTCTAAACTCTATTATTGGCATGATGATTAAGATGATGATGGCCAGTATTTAGATGATATTTTAACATGTGCTAAGTGCTATCTATATAGTTCTAATCTGGTGCctactaataataatgtttgtccttcatttttgaagaagaccatgacatcaaggggaggtgatgccatgacaagtgcttaaattatatttgagtgagaggagtgctatgctaagtcaccagcctcacctctGCCTCCAGACCCATCTGGctacagtggtcagatatgaatcaggacaactggagatggacctTGGTACTAAACcatgaggattaagtgacttgcccaaggttacacaactagtaggtgtctgaggctaggttcAAATTcctatctttctgactctaagaccagcgctctatccactgagcttcCCAGCTGCTCTTGGTGCCTCCTAGATGCCTCCTCAACATCTCAAAATCAAGGTGATAAAAATGGAACTTATCTATAATCCACCCCATAATTCCATATTTCCTTTTTAGCGTACCACAAGTCCCTGAATTCACTAGGTTATTAACTTGGAAatcttccttaattcttttttttaggtttttgcaaggcaaatggggttaagtggcttgccacacagctaggtaattgttaaatgtctgaggacagatttgaacccaggtactcctgactacagggccagtgctctatccactgtgccacttggctgccccatcTTCCTTAATTCTTCAGTCTTCTTTACCTCCCTTCACCCTCTCAATCCCATATCCAATCAGGTGATAAGTCTTTTCAATTCCCTCTCCACAATATGTCTCATTTGCATTCCAGTTTCTCTGTTCACAGGATCATTACCCTACTACATTCCAGGGCCATATtctgttgtcctgattcatatctggccactggtacCAGATGACTGTGGAaaaggaagtgaggctggtgacttagcacagcaccccccccccactcaaattcaattcatgaacttgtcatggcatcaccttcctgatgtcatggtcttctttgaaaataaaatactatcacCCTACTACATTAGGTCCTTATCTCTTGTCaggactattgtaatagcctactattttttttattcttccagtctttcatttttctaatagaTTCTTCATGTAGTTTAATAAAATGCTCATCTTGTGACTGATCATatcactccctcactcaaaaaaTTTTAGCAACTCCCTTTTTTCTCTAGGATGTAATACAAACTACTCCAACTGGTATTTAAAGTCTTCCATGACTCAGTTTCAACCTACTTTTCCAGACTTATTGAATATAAGTTCATatattatgaataaatatatgtatatatatgtatacatacacacacatacatatatatatatatatttataaaatagcatttttcaattttccattCCATCTCTTGTCTTCATGTATTTGGTCAAGTTGTTTAGGATTGAAATTAAGATCCTTATCTTGGCTctcaatatccatttttttttcttcaggattCAGATCAAAAAACCAACTATAGCATTGTGTCCTTTCATATCCCTAATTAATGctctctcattttttcaaatCGTCTTGGATTTAATACCTTACAGGAATAAAGTGAGGCTCTGGAggagagtttttctttttgtctttgaatcttccAACTTtatacaactctgcctcacatcaATTCAATTCACACTCAAGTCAGGACAACACCAGTGATGTCAATTGATGTCTTTCAAAATCAAGATCAAACAGCAAAGTCTTGATAATATTATGCACATTGTAACCAAGTACATAATATATGTTGTATACTTCCTAAGGTTGTGTGAAACTACATTAATGGATTATAGAGTTCTTACCATCATGGATGTTAGAATATGATGGGAAAGATgtaataatttttgtccttcattcccaaagaagaccacagcattAGGGAAGTGAAGCcccgacaagcacatgaattggatttgagtgaggggattctgtgctaagttaccagtctcaccttctcctccaaaccatctgggtccagggggcagatatgggtcaggataactggagatggccctgaatgtgagacagtgttaagtgacttgcccaaagtcagttGTCTATCCACTGCAAATAACCATAATACCAATATAGAACAGAAGGGCATAAGAAAGATATGAAGTAATGGAAGtcaatatacacaaatatttttatgattatcaTTAGTAATAAATCATTTTTGGAATCAATGCTCAGTTACTTATGTGTTACTTATTCATGACACAATTTCAAACCCAAGCAATCTTCTCTAAGACATTGCAGAGAAACGACCTACTCTTACTGGATTATTTGATCCGGGAATGGGTATATTTGTATTTACATTTGTAATTcacaattacaaataaaaattttctttactcCCCTTTCCcaaatacaaaaaataacaataaatattattttaaaattatcatagatttagaggtacaAGATGCTTTACAAGACACTTAgaccaatccttttattttatagcaGAGGACATTGTAATCCAGGGAAGTTGGAGGGATTAGCACCATCCTCAGAaatagcatttgaattcaggtcctttgactccaataacagaattcttttcactgtaccacatTGCCTCCTATGACaattaaagttattaaaaatgtttttaaatgctaaaaGCTATTACCTCTTCATCCTCTATTATTACCCCCTAAACATTTGAATAGAGAATCACCAGTAAACTATTGTATTTAGTAAATTACTTTCAGCTTCTAAGCCCTAAGTTAGTTCCTCACTTCTAAATGtcccttttatgaaaaaaagaagcaattaacATGGGGCAATCATCTTATTTGTCCTTTGACAAAATGCCCATTGACAGAATGCCCTTTCTCATAGGAGGGCATCTCCTCCAGTTAGTTGTTTAGGCATTTTTCTCAAAAAGAACCAGAGAATTAAATGACTGTATTAACTGATTTTCAAAGTGTAATATTTGTCCATGTGACTAAACCTTTCTCATAAGAACACATTCTCAACTgaagagaaatcatttttattagacAAGAATACTTCTATACAACTATGCtacaaaataagaacaaaggaGCTATCACTAGGAGGCAATAGAGAGTTTAATTTATAATCAACTCTGAGTCCAATTCTATTTCCAATGCAACATACCCAATGTGGGGAAAGTAACAGAAAAGTAAACTTTGGCATTGTATAATGAAATGTTTCTAAAGCACCAGAACTATTCAACAGTGAACTAGACTGCTTCCTAAGGTGGTGAACTTTCcatcaaaagaaatattcaaacCTAAATTAGCCACAGACCTTAGCATCTAGGAAAACAGAGGAAAAGTTCTAATGACCAATAGCTTTTTCTAACAAGTGTAGTTTTCATTATAATTGAATTTGGTCATACTGCTACTTGCTGAATAACTTCAACCTCTTGCCTTCTTCTCTTGCAGCTGCTTGTGGAGCCAGAGAGTCTAGTGTCCaggaaaacaaaaggaataaTTTACTAATAGAATTATTAAGCAGCCAAGAAGATTGTAGACCCCTTATACTCTTCATAGTGAGATCACATCTGAACTTCAGTGTTCAGTTCTGGTGACCCTATCAGGGGAAAATCATTGCAGAACTGGAGAATTGTGCAATATAGTGGGTGACATATGGGGAACAGTACCAAGGAGAAATTAGGTGGAAAAAATATCAGGTAAGTAGATTTCAATATATGtccatatgttttatatatgtttagtttttaaagaaattatattcagTTCTTAAGTGAGTCTAGAGAACTAGAATCTATGGAAGTAGGGAGAATATTAGAAGTAGAATTAGAATAGACCTAATTttaaatctagactcagatactttctgactgtgtgaccctgggcaaatcacttaacctctttctgcctcaggtttttatctgtaaaatgaggtaataataataataataatgccaacCTTctcaggttgttgtgaagatctaaTAAgctaatagctattattatttgataATAGCTAGTATCTatttaatgctttaaggtttgcaaagtcctttacagccattacctcatttgatcctcacaacaatgctaGAAGATTGGTCCTATTaatatgttcattttacagatggggaaactgaaggaGCAGAAACTAAGCGAAGCAATATCTGAGAATTGGCAAGGATTGAACTACATCTAATAGCCATTAAAAATTCCTGAGAAGCAGTaatgtttcaaaattaaaaaaaatttctacataaATCCCATAAGTCTGATGCTATAAATAGGTACTTAGCAGATAATTCCCAGGGAAAGGCCTAAAACCCTTCTAGGATCACAGGTGATAGtatgatttttaacttttttgtgatGTCCTGGACCTTAGGTAGTCTGGTGAAAACTATGGGccctttcttcaaaaaaaaatggttttaagTGCCCAAGACAATATccatagaattaaaaaagaaacccaatTATATGAAAATGTAGTCATGAAAACTATAAAAGCCCTAATTCATAGACACTCCCTCCATTATGAACCTAGAGACATTCAGAGCTTCATTTTATATTGGAAAATTTGAGTGTCTTTGACTCAGTGGGTCCTAAATTTAGAGCTAGAGATCATCTAAAGAGTTAAAGTTCATCTAGTCTAATACTTTGATTTtccagctgagaaaactggaGTCAAGAGATAATGAGTAACTTTTCCAATGTAAGATAAGTATTGGAAGTGTCAtaatttgaacctaagtcctctgactccacatGCAAAAAATTTCCCCTATAACATGAAACCCAGGTTCATATAACtggtaaattttaaaagatggaatttgaacaaagatctcCCTGACTTTGAGTCTAGCCCTCTATTCACCATGCCATGTTGCCTGTATTCTAGACTGATGAATACATAATCAATTTTGTCTTTTGATTATAATTACCATTAAGTCCTAATCACAATTATTCATTACTTGTCAGCTCATATTGCTTACCACAATTTCATCTGCTCTTAGAGACCAAAattcattaaaagaaagaaataaacaaaaccttCTTGCATTGTATCTTTTAGGTGTGTACAGACAAGTCAAGACTTTCCAAGACTGGATGATTGGTTGCATTGTGCTCAATGTCATCATCACCCTCTGAATCTCTCCTTGCTGAGGAAAAAGACAAGAGTGTAGGTTTTACTGTAAACAGCAGAGGGCAGCAGTGGGCTTCATCTGAAACAAACCATAGAGTAATCATCTGTTTTGATGAAGGAGAAAGCATGGAGAATAAGAGGGCGAAGTCAGGCAGGCTAGAGATGGGAATGCAGTCAGAGTGAGTCAGTCAGAGCATTCCTTTGATGAATCAGACAGGAAGAAAATGATAAGGAAATTTATAGATCCTGCTAGTACAAGGTACTATCCCAAGCCCAGGGCTACAAAATCAAAAATTTACTATGATCCCCCTCCCCATCTTAAAAAAGCTTACATTAGAGTTGGTCAATAGCATTATGTACACCTACTATGTCCAGGCACTGTGCAAAGCTCTGGGAATgcatagcaaaaagaaaaagaaagaatggaaagaagagtgtgtgtgtgagagagagaatgaaaaaagaatgaagaataaaaggaaggaagggaaaaaggaaaataggaaggaaaaataaaaagaaaggaggaaaggaagaagagaagaaaggaggaaagggaaaaatgagaaagagaaagaaaggaagaagaaaaagaaaaagaaaagaaagaaaaataatcccttAACTTAAAGGAGATCACAGTCCACTTGTAGAGATGTTGAGCAGAAAATATAATCAAGCATCATAGATTTCAAGATGATAAGATTTTACAGATGATCTAATGCAATCCTATCATTGAAACCAAACCTGTAAGAGTGTAACTTGCCTTAGGTCACAGAAGTTATGGTATTTGTTATTCTGCAAGCTCCAAGAGGACATATCACTATGACCAGGTCATGGTACAGTGTATctaactgtggttgatcagaacATTACAAACTCAAGCTGGAAAAGGCCCTATCTATCACAGGAGTACAAGTAGTTCATGTGATCTTTTTGGGAGTGAGATGTCTCTAATTTTGTGCATCCCacatttgttttgagtttttgcaattctgctttgctcatagagcatagcaaATTCTTTGTTGTGGGATTTGCACTCTGGTCCAAATCCATGACTCTTTCTGCTCTACCACACATATccacagaaaaataaaagcaaagaaatttgAAGAACAAGAAAGCATTAAAATATTGGGAGATCAAATTATAAAGTAGGTACCAGATGAGGCTTCATAAGACCAGGGACATCATcttaaatttagagctgaaaggaacctagGAAAATGTTTAGCTAAACTTTAGtttacttatgaggaaactgagaccttgagAGAGCAAAtggcttatccaaggtcatacaggttgTAAAAAGCAGAGCTAGCATTCAAACCCAGGGAATTTTGATAATCCAAATGTGGTGCCTTTCTGCAACACTACTCTGTAATACTTTCTCCTACACAGAAAAGCTAAGATATCAATATCCTTCTTTAATCAACATAACAGAATATTGGCATTTCAGATACTCAGAGAATTCAGATGTGGATCAACTATAACCCAGGACTTGCCAAAAGTCTGTAGCTACTTGAAAGAGACAGTAAAACACAAATTAACTCTGCATTCCTCTAGGTTTCTAAGCTCTTAGATCTATCCCTGTATTAAGTTAGCTATGTATCTCTGATTTATTATCTTAGCTCCCCACAGAAATACCTTCTCCAAGTTAAAATTTAAAGCTATGTCCTCAGTTTTGAACATTGTTTTAAGAAACATATATTTGACTAacatttccagattttttttaaaaccacgaTTGAAGATTGGTATTAtctaatgttttatatatatatatatatatatgtatacatatatgtatacatatatatgtatgtatatagaccCACATGATAAATTCTTCTCAGAATTCTATGCCGGGGGAAATAGTTTCTCTTCAATTGAAATTTTAGCCTCatcttattttgattttattttttcaattaaaataaaaaaaccaaaactttccctttccctcctacaGCTTTCCCTTTCCAACAGACTGAAAATCAAGACcctcataataaatattttattccacaATTAAAAAATCAGATACTACAAACTATATAaaccattatatttccctttttaccCAGTTTACAATAAGCTCTCTTTGTGTTTTAAACTTTGGCCCTTACCTTTGACTAAAAGCAATAAAACCATATCCTTGAACTTGATTAGGC
It includes:
- the LOC141493759 gene encoding olfactory receptor-like protein OLF3, whose translation is MAYNNQTWVNEFILLGLSNDWKIQIYLFVLFLVMYLVTMLGNFLIIHLIRLDTRLHTPMYFFLSILSFVDICYINSTVPQMLIHFLSSRKSIPFYSCVLQLYISLALGGTEFFLLGAMAYDRYVAVCYPLHYTVIMHGGLCMALAATCWAAGFLNSLMETIITFRLPLCKNIINHFVCETLAVLRLVCVDISVNKIMVTFSGFVVIMLPCSLVLFSYAQIVKAILHIRSTQGRRKAFGTCASHLTVVSLCFGATIFTYMCPQATSSAEQEKMVALFYATVAPMLNPMIYSLRNKEVMGAMRRAIGRFS